A region from the Halichondria panicea chromosome 11, odHalPani1.1, whole genome shotgun sequence genome encodes:
- the LOC135344550 gene encoding uncharacterized protein LOC135344550, with translation MTKTVLLVLALAAIAYAAPRYENLEAAAEAYFQRMQAQEKSYMQQEEDEEEEDEDDSLLDTDDTDIEDRIQKIREKLDQLQSTGGALTEKEKEVIMEIEEALRMTADKKGITGMAISFPDSSNPDKQQKVESILKKFQEQEESQGLPDDSGETKIKEIEKLLKVIAKARGLKGLKIGVKTNDIE, from the coding sequence ATGACGAAGACTGTTCTCTTGGTCCTTGCATTGGCTGCCATAGCCTATGCTGCTCCGAGGTATGAGAATTTAGAAGCTGCGGCAGAAGCATACTTTCAGCGGATGCAGGCTCAGGAAAAGAGCTATATGCAACAAGAAGAAGAcgaagaagaagaagatgaAGATGATAGTTTATTGGATACCGATGACACCGATATTGAAGATCGCATACAAAAGATTAGGGAGAAGTTGGATCAGTTGCAAAGCACAGGAGGTGCATTGACGGAGAAGGAGAAAGAAGTGATCATGGAAATCGAGGAGGCACTGCGCATGACTGCTGATAAGAAGGGAATTACTGGAATGGCAATCAGCTTTCCTGATTCTTCTAACCCTGACAAGCAACAAAAAGTTGAATCGATTTTGAAGAAGTTTCAGGAGCAAGAGGAGAGCCAAGGGCTACCAGACGATAGTGGGGAAACGAAGATAAAGGAGATAGAAAAACTATTGAAAGTGATTGCTAAAGCTAGAGGCCTGAAAGGACTCAAGATTGGTGTGAAAACTAATGACATTGAGTGA
- the LOC135344553 gene encoding adhesion G-protein coupled receptor V1-like has translation MPGRSTPNCTQHPCVSFFYHLTTIMEPPLLLQLVLALLCTQADSQVTVSFEQQTSLVNEEVGSLEVNVTLSTANFSSPVFVNVATFEISGSAKGSQDFIPVNLRMEFPPGTDRQSVTLSIIDDTQVEQFEFFMLKAVIVNGNSSFVRTASIIIQDNDIPIIAFEELQYIFSETDRAANVCVVTVNGAMDRDVSFTVRTALGNASDILDYIPFIYDKLFIPNGPTRICASLTIQNDSLVEDTEFFYAQLMVDGEISTNRGNTTKVFITDANGAVVRVVNGTGSATSLFTLTEGDVNTVLTLCAQLVSGGGVAPESSGLEREVPLLLTTTGITTDRDDFLPVMDGLLVLPSGLVNEEMRCSDITILGDTVYETAESFNFTFRATNPSDSLEKGGTGIVVILNDDPVDCGPPPPPVDGAVDLPSTTFQSVAQYSCRDGFFLIGVSTRECQASGLWSDNVPLCISVETNENTLHLALVIALPLTFSLVIVFVVILVLCCWWRYYKRSATYSLEKYKFTGHISSVSQNRSTGFTGSIQQPRYGIATHRTTPSSVCLSMVNINPHVTVQVDRSSINSEYSEVQTVSFEEVF, from the exons atgCCTGGAAGATCCACCCCTAATTGCACACAACACCCATGTGTTAGTTTCTTCTACCACCTCACCACCATTATGGAACCTCCACTGCTGCTGCAGCTGGTTCTAGCCCTTCTCTGCACTCAAGCAGACAGTCAAG TGACGGTGAGTTTCGAACAGCAAACCTCGCTAGTCAATGAAGAAGTTGGCAGCCTGGAGGTCAACGTTACTCTCAGCACCGCCAACTTTTCATCACCAGTATTTGTGAATGTGGCTACCTTCGAGATCTCTGGATCAGCAAAAG GCTCACAGGATTTCATACCTGTTAATTTAAGAATGGAGTTTCCTCCAGGCACTGATCGCCAATCTGTGACCCTGTCCATTATCGATGACACTCAAGTCGAACAGTTTGAGTTCTTTATGCTGAAGGCCGTAATAGTCAATGGCAACTCGTCATTTGTCCGAACAGCATCTATTATCATCCAGGACAATGATA TTCCGATTATTGCCTTTGAGGAGTTGCAGTACATCTTTTCTGAGACTGACAGAGcagctaatgtgtgtgtggtgaccGTAAATGGAGCCATGGATAGAGATGTGAGCTTCACTGTAAGGACAGCACTGGGAAACGCTTCAG ACATACTGGACTACATTCCTTTCATATATGACAAGTTGTTCATCCCTAATGGTCCCACTCGCATTTGTGCCTCCCTCACCATCCAAAACGACAGCCTTGTGGAGGACACAGAGTTCTTCTATGCTCAGCTGATGGTGGATGGGGAAATTAGCACGAACCGTGGGAACACTACCAAGGTGTTCATTACAGATGCAAATG GAGCTGTTGTGAGGGTAGTCAACGGTACTGGCAGTGCTACCAGTTTGTTTACATTGACTGAGGGAGACGTCAACACCGTCCTCACCCTGTGTGCCCAGCTGGTGTCtggagggggcgtggcacCTGAAAGCAGTGGACTAGAGAGAGAGGTGCCTCTACTGCTAACTACAACAGGCATCACAACAG ATAGAGATGATTTTTTGCCAGTGATGGACGGTCTTCTCGTCTTACCTTCTGGGCTGGTAAATGAAGAGATGCGATGCTCTGATATCACAATCCTTGGTGACACAGTTTATGAGACAGCAGAATCGTTCAATTTTACTTTCAGAGCAACTAATCCTTCAGACAGTCTGGAGAAGGGGGGAACAGGCATTGTAGTGATTCTTAATGATGATC ctgtcGATTGTGGCCCCCCGCCCCCTCCCGTTGACGGAGCTGTGGACCTGCCCTCGACAACCTTTCAGTCCGTGGCCCAATACAGCTGCAGAGATGGCTTTTTCCTCATAGGAGTGTCCACTAGAGAGTGCCAGGCCTCGGGACTATGGTCCGACAATGTGCCACTCTGTATTA GTGTAGAGACTAATGAAAACACCCTCCACCTGGCTCTGGTCATTGCCCTCCCCCTGACATTCTCACTGGTGATTGTTTTTGTCGTGATTCTTGTGCTGTGCTGTTGGTGGAGATACTACAAGAGGAGTGCAACCTACTCACTCGAGAAGTACAAATTCACAG GTCACATTTCTTCTGTCAGCCAGAACAGGAGCACGGGCTTTACAGGGTCCATCCAACAGCCGAGGTACGGGATAGCAACACATAGAACCACCCCCTCCTCTGTTTGTCTCTCCATGGTGAACATCAACCCTCATGTGACAGTGCAGGTGGATAGGAGCAGCATCAATAGTGAATACTCTGAGGTACAGACTGTCTCGTTTGAGGAAGTGTTTTGA